The Actinomyces sp. oral taxon 414 genome has a segment encoding these proteins:
- a CDS encoding cyclophilin-like fold protein codes for MGETRIRTTVGNQTIEARLHDNPTARSLIDQLPLTLDFSDYGGQEVLAAPPSPLTMEGAPAGESAPAGTIGWYAPGGVIVLYYADVGRYNGIVRIGEMDGDASLLSGWNGSRSVTIELAD; via the coding sequence GTGGGAGAGACCCGTATTCGCACGACCGTCGGCAACCAGACCATTGAGGCGAGGCTGCACGACAACCCGACCGCGCGATCGTTGATCGACCAGCTGCCGCTCACCCTGGACTTCTCCGACTACGGCGGCCAGGAGGTGCTCGCCGCGCCGCCGAGTCCGCTGACGATGGAGGGCGCGCCCGCGGGCGAGAGCGCACCGGCGGGAACCATCGGCTGGTACGCCCCCGGTGGCGTGATCGTGCTCTACTACGCCGACGTCGGGCGTTACAACGGGATCGTGCGCATTGGCGAGATGGACGGGGACGCGTCGCTGCTTTCGGGTTGGAACGGTTCGCGGTCCGTGACCATCGAGCTCGCCGATTGA
- a CDS encoding GNAT family N-acetyltransferase, whose product MTFTIIQPADVDTAIDCLRRVPPLVDCPTQRRQRDPDSLSRAFAGGDFRRPDLVWVAVGDEGGPRAAVAGLLTGAQTVLDFFGADDEEALAAVVAAATAGVSDQEWPEACLYVPPGAGVDSPELRAWARALRDAGWDLLVERHHYDLVPHPGLAAPPADCPLHLEPLVGPEDPRLEPTVRDVLVGSLDVADRTLTARVGLERAARETVRDLLASDPWQCLHLAYDAGSEPVGLVSWIGAPGGPGYVLQVGVVRGCRGRRYGQRLLELATCALVEAGCRSLVADVDITNTPMAAAFARVGWTVAEQRIDMLPRELLLAAAG is encoded by the coding sequence ATGACCTTCACCATTATCCAGCCGGCCGACGTCGATACGGCCATCGACTGCCTCCGCCGCGTCCCGCCCCTCGTGGACTGCCCGACCCAGCGGCGCCAGCGCGACCCCGACAGCCTGTCCCGGGCCTTCGCCGGAGGGGACTTCCGCCGCCCCGACCTGGTCTGGGTCGCCGTCGGGGATGAGGGCGGGCCTCGGGCCGCCGTCGCCGGTCTTCTCACGGGCGCCCAGACCGTGCTCGACTTCTTCGGCGCCGACGACGAGGAGGCGCTGGCCGCCGTCGTTGCCGCGGCCACGGCCGGCGTGAGCGACCAGGAGTGGCCCGAGGCCTGCCTCTACGTCCCGCCGGGTGCGGGCGTCGACTCCCCGGAGCTGCGGGCGTGGGCGCGGGCCCTGCGCGATGCGGGCTGGGACCTGCTGGTGGAGCGCCATCATTACGACCTCGTCCCGCATCCGGGCCTGGCGGCGCCGCCCGCCGACTGCCCGCTGCACTTGGAGCCCCTCGTCGGCCCGGAGGATCCGCGCCTCGAGCCCACGGTGAGGGACGTGCTGGTGGGCAGCCTCGACGTGGCCGACCGGACGCTCACCGCCCGCGTCGGTCTGGAGCGGGCGGCGCGCGAGACCGTCCGCGACCTGCTCGCCTCCGATCCCTGGCAGTGCCTGCACCTGGCCTACGACGCCGGTTCCGAGCCCGTGGGACTGGTGTCCTGGATCGGCGCCCCGGGCGGACCCGGCTACGTCCTCCAGGTGGGCGTGGTCCGCGGGTGCCGGGGCCGCCGCTACGGCCAGCGGCTGCTCGAGCTCGCCACGTGCGCGCTCGTCGAGGCCGGCTGCCGCTCCCTCGTGGCCGACGTCGACATTACGAACACGCCCATGGCGGCCGCCTTCGCGCGGGTCGGCTGGACGGTGGCCGAGCAGCGCATCGACATGCTGCCGCGCGAGCTGCTCCTGGCCGCGGCCGGCTGA
- a CDS encoding helix-turn-helix domain-containing protein, producing MGRPRTFSEPDVVARASAVFARRGFAATSVDDLVRATGVGRASLYGAFGSKDGLFQRCLSGALAALAPGPADPAAGADPADPADRAGALGPGFAADPAAGTDSAATPDSASRASRLGGSDTADPLDLVLVALMELAPDDAALAADIGRALRRARVGPADLGARLLARASL from the coding sequence ATGGGACGCCCCAGAACCTTCTCCGAGCCCGACGTCGTTGCTCGCGCTTCCGCCGTCTTCGCCCGCCGCGGCTTCGCCGCCACCAGCGTGGACGACCTTGTGCGCGCCACCGGCGTCGGGCGCGCCAGCCTTTACGGGGCCTTCGGCTCCAAGGACGGCCTGTTCCAGCGCTGCCTCAGCGGGGCGCTCGCCGCACTCGCGCCCGGTCCGGCCGACCCGGCGGCCGGTGCCGATCCGGCCGACCCGGCCGACAGGGCCGGCGCGCTCGGGCCCGGCTTCGCGGCCGATCCAGCCGCCGGGACCGACTCAGCCGCCACGCCCGACTCGGCCAGCAGGGCCAGCAGACTCGGCGGGTCCGACACGGCTGACCCGCTCGACCTGGTCCTCGTCGCCCTCATGGAGCTCGCACCCGACGACGCCGCCCTCGCCGCCGACATCGGCCGGGCGCTGCGCCGCGCGAGGGTGGGCCCCGCCGACCTCGGTGCGCGCCTCCTGGCGCGCGCCTCCCTCTGA
- a CDS encoding SDR family NAD(P)-dependent oxidoreductase, with protein MTIAIVGAGPGLGAAVARKFGREGFAVALIARNRTKLEALEKDLAADGVTARGYVADVRDRDALARALERAAEDLGPIEAMQFSPVPGADFLKPVLETTVEDLRAAVELSILGFSAAVGQVLPGMMERGAGTILLINGASAATPNGRVAGTSTAFAGESAYGAMLHEAAAPRGVNVRQLIIPGAIGGGDPLYEPAALAERIWRLHAVPGPFRVTVGEEPA; from the coding sequence ATGACTATCGCCATTGTCGGCGCAGGCCCCGGGCTCGGGGCCGCCGTGGCCCGGAAGTTCGGCCGCGAGGGCTTCGCCGTCGCCCTCATCGCCCGCAACCGGACCAAGCTCGAGGCACTGGAGAAGGATCTCGCCGCCGACGGCGTCACGGCGAGGGGCTACGTCGCGGACGTGCGCGACCGGGACGCCCTCGCGCGGGCGCTGGAAAGGGCGGCCGAGGACCTCGGCCCCATCGAGGCGATGCAGTTCAGCCCTGTGCCCGGCGCCGATTTCCTGAAGCCGGTGCTCGAAACCACGGTCGAGGACCTCCGGGCCGCCGTCGAACTCTCGATACTCGGGTTCTCCGCGGCGGTCGGGCAGGTGCTGCCCGGCATGATGGAGCGCGGCGCGGGTACGATCCTCCTCATCAACGGGGCGAGCGCCGCCACGCCCAATGGCAGGGTCGCCGGTACATCCACCGCCTTCGCCGGAGAATCGGCGTACGGGGCCATGCTCCACGAGGCGGCGGCCCCGAGGGGGGTCAACGTGCGCCAGCTCATCATCCCCGGTGCGATCGGCGGCGGCGATCCGCTCTACGAGCCCGCAGCGCTCGCCGAACGCATCTGGCGGCTCCACGCGGTCCCCGGACCGTTCCGCGTCACGGTGGGGGAAGAGCCGGCGTGA